From Pseudomonas sp. FP2335, the proteins below share one genomic window:
- the aspS gene encoding aspartate--tRNA ligase, protein MMRSHYCGQLNETLDGQEITLCGWVHRRRDHGGVIFLDIRDRDGLAQVVFDPDRAESFAAADRVRSEYVVKITGKVRLRPAGAVNANMASGAIEVLGYELEVLNESETPPFPLNEYSDVGEETRLRYRFLDLRRPEMAEKLRLRSRMTTSIRRFLDENGFLDVETPILTRATPEGARDYLVPSRTHAGSFFALPQSPQLFKQLLMVAGFDRYYQIAKCFRDEDLRADRQPEFTQIDIETSFLDENEIMGLTEKMIRNLFKEVLDLEFGDFPHMTFEEAMRRYGSDKPDLRNPLELVDVADQLKEVDFKVFSGPANDPKCRIAALRVPGGASMPRKQIDDYTKFVGIYGAKGLAYIKVNERANGVDGLQSPIVKNIPLDNLNAILDRVGAVDGDIVFFGADKAKIVSEALGALRIKLGHDLNLLTCEWAPMWVVDFPMFEENDDGSFSALHHPFTAPKCSPAELEANPAGALSRAYDMVLNGTELGGGSIRIHRKEMQQAVFRLLGINEAEQEEKFGFLLDALKYGAPPHGGLAFGLDRLVMLMTGAQSIREVIAFPKTQSAADVMTQAPGVVDAKALRELHIRLRETPKAE, encoded by the coding sequence ATGATGCGCAGCCACTATTGCGGCCAACTGAACGAGACCCTGGATGGTCAGGAAATCACCCTTTGCGGATGGGTTCACCGTCGCCGCGACCACGGCGGGGTGATCTTCCTCGATATCCGTGATCGTGATGGTCTGGCCCAGGTGGTGTTCGACCCGGACCGCGCCGAAAGCTTCGCCGCCGCCGACCGCGTGCGCAGCGAATACGTCGTGAAGATCACCGGCAAGGTTCGCCTGCGTCCGGCCGGTGCCGTGAACGCGAACATGGCCTCCGGTGCGATTGAAGTGCTGGGCTATGAACTGGAAGTGCTGAACGAGTCGGAAACCCCGCCGTTCCCACTCAACGAATACTCCGACGTGGGCGAAGAAACCCGCCTGCGCTACCGCTTCCTGGACCTGCGTCGTCCGGAAATGGCCGAGAAGCTGCGCCTGCGTTCGCGCATGACCACCAGCATCCGCCGTTTCCTCGACGAGAACGGCTTCCTGGACGTGGAAACGCCGATCCTGACCCGGGCCACCCCGGAAGGCGCGCGCGACTACCTGGTGCCGAGCCGTACCCATGCCGGTTCGTTCTTCGCCCTGCCGCAATCGCCACAGCTGTTCAAGCAACTGCTGATGGTCGCTGGCTTCGACCGTTACTACCAGATCGCCAAGTGCTTCCGCGACGAAGACCTGCGCGCCGATCGCCAGCCCGAATTCACCCAGATCGACATCGAGACCAGCTTCCTCGATGAAAACGAGATCATGGGCCTGACCGAAAAAATGATCCGCAACCTGTTCAAGGAAGTGCTGGATCTGGAGTTCGGCGATTTCCCGCACATGACCTTCGAAGAAGCCATGCGCCGCTACGGTTCCGACAAGCCAGACCTGCGCAACCCGCTGGAACTGGTAGACGTGGCCGACCAACTGAAGGAAGTCGACTTCAAGGTGTTCAGCGGCCCGGCCAATGACCCTAAATGCCGTATCGCCGCCCTGCGCGTACCTGGCGGCGCAAGCATGCCGCGCAAGCAGATCGACGACTACACCAAGTTTGTCGGCATCTACGGTGCCAAGGGCCTGGCTTACATCAAGGTCAACGAGCGTGCTAACGGTGTTGACGGTCTGCAATCGCCGATCGTGAAGAACATCCCGTTGGACAACCTGAACGCGATCCTCGATCGCGTTGGTGCAGTCGATGGCGACATCGTGTTCTTCGGCGCCGACAAGGCCAAGATCGTCAGCGAAGCCCTGGGCGCGCTGCGGATCAAGCTGGGTCACGACCTGAACCTGCTGACTTGCGAGTGGGCCCCGATGTGGGTCGTTGACTTCCCGATGTTCGAAGAGAACGACGACGGCAGCTTCAGCGCCTTGCACCACCCGTTCACCGCGCCGAAGTGCTCGCCGGCCGAGCTGGAAGCCAACCCGGCTGGCGCACTGTCCCGCGCCTACGACATGGTTCTGAACGGTACTGAGCTGGGTGGCGGTTCGATCCGTATCCACCGCAAGGAGATGCAGCAAGCGGTGTTCCGCCTGTTGGGCATCAACGAAGCGGAACAGGAAGAGAAGTTCGGCTTCCTGCTCGACGCCCTGAAATACGGTGCGCCGCCCCACGGTGGCCTGGCGTTCGGCCTGGACCGTCTGGTGATGCTGATGACCGGCGCCCAGTCGATCCGTGAAGTGATCGCCTTCCCGAAAACCCAGAGCGCTGCGGACGTCATGACCCAGGCTCCGGGTGTGGTGGATGCCAAGGCACTGCGCGAACTGCACATCCGCCTGCGTGAGACACCGAAGGCTGAGTAA
- a CDS encoding FmdB family zinc ribbon protein produces the protein MPMYDYQCASCGHQLEAIQKISAAPLVDCPACQAPELKKMLSMPGFRLSGSGWYETDFKTGSKKNLAGGDKAD, from the coding sequence ATGCCCATGTACGACTATCAATGTGCTTCCTGTGGTCATCAGTTGGAAGCCATTCAGAAGATCAGCGCAGCACCGTTGGTCGATTGCCCAGCCTGCCAGGCGCCGGAACTCAAGAAGATGTTGTCCATGCCGGGCTTTCGCCTGAGTGGCAGCGGCTGGTACGAGACCGATTTCAAGACCGGCTCGAAGAAGAATCTGGCGGGCGGCGACAAAGCAGACTGA
- a CDS encoding ribbon-helix-helix domain-containing protein, with the protein MSRGVGNGVMEACGFHKIKVDPFAKGFDMGLSKPLSRSVRLNGFSTCLRLEQIYWNILTEIARINACSVSALLSYVDREVHLRYGGVKNFSGLVRVVCVVHALKGQVVPPNPE; encoded by the coding sequence ATGTCACGCGGAGTGGGTAATGGAGTGATGGAGGCCTGTGGTTTCCATAAGATAAAGGTCGATCCCTTTGCAAAGGGGTTCGACATGGGGCTGTCCAAGCCCTTGTCCCGATCGGTCAGGCTCAATGGGTTTTCCACGTGCCTGCGGCTTGAGCAGATCTATTGGAATATCCTCACGGAAATTGCCAGGATCAATGCCTGTTCGGTCAGTGCGTTGCTGTCGTATGTCGATCGGGAAGTGCATTTGCGTTACGGGGGGGTGAAGAACTTCAGTGGTCTGGTCCGTGTGGTGTGTGTGGTTCACGCATTGAAGGGCCAGGTTGTGCCGCCGAACCCCGAGTAG
- a CDS encoding Dps family protein — MAIDIGISEADRKSIVDGLSRLLSDTYVLYLKTHNFHWNVTGPMFRTLHLMFEEQYNELALAVDSIAERIRALGFPAPGAYSIYARLSSIKEEEGVPSAEEMIKQLVAGQEAVTRTARGIFPLLDKVSDEPTADLLTQRMQVHEKTAWMLRSLLENQ; from the coding sequence ATGGCAATCGATATTGGTATCAGTGAAGCAGACCGTAAATCCATCGTCGATGGGCTTTCGCGTCTGCTGTCCGATACCTACGTACTGTATCTGAAGACCCACAACTTCCACTGGAACGTCACGGGCCCCATGTTTCGTACGCTGCACTTGATGTTTGAGGAGCAGTACAACGAACTGGCGCTGGCGGTGGATTCCATTGCCGAACGTATCCGTGCCCTGGGTTTCCCGGCGCCGGGTGCCTATTCGATCTATGCTCGCCTGTCTTCCATCAAGGAGGAGGAAGGCGTGCCCAGCGCTGAAGAGATGATCAAGCAGCTGGTGGCGGGCCAGGAGGCGGTCACTCGTACCGCGCGTGGCATTTTTCCATTGCTCGACAAGGTCAGCGATGAGCCGACTGCCGACCTGCTGACCCAGCGCATGCAGGTCCACGAGAAGACCGCGTGGATGTTGCGTTCCCTGCTCGAAAACCAGTAG
- a CDS encoding cold-shock protein, whose product MLKIVHLLTGVAALLLSFIPSLQPESLPYLQQYDALYLALFGLLNLTLAPVIPYWNKGTRHQLQNLVSALLVLTVVVQTLTLLAPMPEVGGHPAILLSLVIAVVAIVLHLAISFYRSSPAAASQNYDMTNRDTGTVKWFNTSKGFGFISRDSGDDIFVHFRAIRGEGHRVLVEGQRVEFSVMNRDKGLQAEDVIAALPRR is encoded by the coding sequence ATGTTGAAAATCGTCCACCTGCTAACGGGCGTTGCAGCTTTGCTGCTGTCCTTTATCCCGAGCCTGCAGCCTGAAAGCCTGCCCTACCTGCAACAATATGACGCTCTGTACCTGGCCTTGTTCGGCCTTCTTAACCTGACGCTGGCACCGGTGATCCCTTACTGGAACAAAGGCACACGTCATCAACTGCAAAACCTGGTCAGCGCACTGCTGGTACTGACCGTTGTCGTACAAACCCTCACCCTCCTGGCACCCATGCCTGAAGTCGGTGGCCACCCGGCCATCCTGCTCAGCCTGGTAATTGCCGTGGTTGCCATCGTTCTGCACCTGGCAATCAGTTTCTACCGTTCGTCGCCTGCAGCCGCTTCGCAAAACTACGACATGACCAACCGCGATACCGGGACGGTCAAGTGGTTCAACACGTCCAAGGGCTTCGGCTTTATTTCTCGTGATTCGGGCGACGACATCTTCGTCCACTTCCGGGCCATTCGCGGCGAAGGCCATCGTGTCCTGGTGGAAGGCCAGCGCGTGGAGTTCTCCGTGATGAACCGCGACAAAGGCCTGCAAGCCGAAGACGTGATTGCGGCCCTGCCGCGTCGCTGA
- a CDS encoding SlyX family protein: protein MDLQDRVNDLESRLAFQDDTIETLNDILVTQQRAVERLQLQMTALLKRQEEMGGQFETSEEEAPPPHY from the coding sequence ATGGATCTGCAAGACCGCGTCAACGACCTGGAAAGCCGCCTGGCCTTTCAGGACGATACTATCGAAACCCTCAATGACATCCTTGTCACCCAGCAACGGGCGGTCGAGCGTTTGCAATTGCAGATGACGGCACTGCTCAAGCGCCAGGAAGAAATGGGCGGCCAGTTCGAGACCTCCGAAGAAGAAGCGCCGCCGCCTCATTACTAA
- a CDS encoding HIT domain-containing protein, which translates to MFALDQRLQQDTLTLGDFPLCRLLLSNDSNYPWFILVPRINGISEVFQLGVADQQTLWQETTALAQLLNEGLAADKMNIGALGNVVSQLHVHVIVRKRDDAAWPAPVWGKHPAVPYTAEQVAAIRARLRTLLPADFIFTQG; encoded by the coding sequence GTGTTCGCCTTAGACCAACGCCTGCAACAAGATACGCTGACCCTCGGGGATTTCCCCTTGTGCCGCCTGCTGCTGTCCAATGATTCGAATTACCCGTGGTTCATTCTTGTGCCGCGTATCAACGGTATCAGCGAAGTGTTTCAACTGGGTGTCGCCGATCAGCAGACGCTGTGGCAAGAGACCACAGCCCTGGCGCAACTTCTCAATGAAGGCCTGGCGGCGGACAAGATGAATATCGGCGCCCTTGGTAACGTGGTCAGTCAGCTGCACGTGCATGTGATCGTGCGCAAGCGCGATGACGCTGCCTGGCCTGCGCCGGTGTGGGGCAAACACCCCGCCGTGCCATATACCGCGGAGCAGGTTGCGGCCATTCGCGCCAGGTTGCGCACGCTGTTGCCTGCCGACTTCATCTTTACCCAGGGCTGA
- a CDS encoding OprD family porin codes for MRVMKWSMIALAVSAGTSQFAMASAQDDSKGFIEDSTASILTRALYFSRDRRNHDATQSRIEETGLGFHGLFSSGYTQGTIGVGVDVIGLLGVKLDSGKGRAGTGLFPQGSDGRSEDDYSKGGAAVKFRISNTVLKVGDQYTTAPVFASDDSRLLPELPQGVSITSTDIKDLKLEAGHFTSIVAQDQTYKDSISSSEPGSKRGLRDANFVGGVYSWTPEFTTSLYYSKVEDYWKKIYANVNWTHALSDDQSVAVDFNIYDTKSEGAGLVRSDKDGSKLDNRAFSLQGAYTLGAHTFTLAAQKVTGDGQYAYGVDGGGTIFLANSIARSDFNAEGEKSYQARYDLNMATFGIPGLSFMTRYVKGTGANIASTSNGKEWERDIEAKYVIQSGPAKDLSLRVRQATYRSSDQVYSGSLDELRLIAQYPLNIL; via the coding sequence ATGCGCGTGATGAAGTGGAGCATGATCGCCCTGGCTGTTTCAGCAGGCACCTCGCAGTTCGCAATGGCGTCCGCCCAGGACGACTCCAAGGGCTTTATCGAAGACAGCACGGCCAGCATTCTGACCCGCGCCCTGTACTTCAGCCGTGACCGCCGTAACCACGATGCGACTCAAAGCCGTATCGAAGAAACCGGTCTTGGTTTCCACGGCCTGTTCAGCTCGGGTTACACCCAAGGCACCATCGGTGTCGGTGTAGACGTGATCGGCCTGCTGGGCGTCAAACTCGACAGCGGCAAGGGTCGCGCCGGTACCGGCCTGTTCCCTCAAGGCTCCGACGGCCGTTCGGAAGACGACTATTCCAAAGGCGGCGCTGCCGTTAAGTTCCGTATCTCCAACACGGTCCTGAAGGTCGGCGATCAATACACCACCGCTCCAGTATTCGCCTCCGATGACAGCCGCTTGCTGCCGGAACTGCCGCAAGGCGTTTCCATCACCAGCACCGACATCAAAGATCTGAAACTGGAAGCCGGTCACTTCACCTCGATCGTTGCCCAGGACCAGACCTACAAGGACAGTATCAGCAGCTCCGAGCCTGGCTCCAAGCGTGGCCTGCGTGATGCCAACTTCGTCGGCGGCGTTTACTCCTGGACCCCAGAGTTCACCACCAGCCTCTACTACTCGAAAGTGGAAGATTACTGGAAGAAGATCTACGCCAACGTGAACTGGACCCACGCCCTGAGCGATGACCAATCCGTAGCCGTAGACTTCAACATCTACGACACCAAGAGCGAAGGTGCTGGCCTGGTACGTTCCGACAAGGACGGCAGCAAGCTCGACAACCGTGCGTTCAGCTTGCAGGGTGCTTACACCCTCGGCGCTCACACCTTCACCCTGGCAGCCCAGAAAGTCACCGGCGACGGCCAATACGCCTACGGCGTAGACGGCGGCGGCACGATCTTCCTGGCCAACTCCATCGCCCGTTCCGACTTCAACGCCGAAGGTGAGAAGTCCTACCAGGCTCGTTATGACCTCAACATGGCTACCTTCGGTATCCCTGGCCTGAGCTTCATGACCCGTTACGTGAAAGGTACCGGCGCCAACATCGCCAGCACCAGCAACGGTAAAGAGTGGGAACGCGACATCGAAGCCAAATACGTGATCCAGAGCGGTCCAGCCAAAGACCTGAGCCTGCGCGTACGTCAAGCGACCTATCGTTCGTCTGATCAGGTTTACTCGGGTTCGCTCGATGAACTGCGTCTGATCGCGCAATACCCGCTGAACATCCTGTAA
- a CDS encoding mechanosensitive ion channel family protein gives MDLNAEMDHLIKTSQSWVPMIMEYGSRVLLAVLTLAIGWWLINMLTHRVGRLLALRNADLALQHFITNLANIALKVMLMVNVASMIGVATTSFVAAIGAATLAIGLALQGSLANFAGGVLILLFRPFRIGDWIEAQGTSGTVDSIQIFHTVLRTGDNKTVIIPNGSLSNGIITNTNRQPTRKVVFDVGVDYDADLQKAREVLLELAKDPRVLADPAAVAVVSTLGDSSITVSLRCWTKTADYWDVMFMFNELARDRLKAAGIDIPFPQRVIRVMQETAAK, from the coding sequence ATGGATTTGAACGCTGAAATGGATCACTTGATCAAGACCTCGCAGTCGTGGGTCCCGATGATCATGGAATACGGCAGCCGGGTGCTGCTGGCCGTCCTCACCCTGGCCATCGGCTGGTGGCTGATCAACATGTTGACCCACCGTGTGGGGCGCCTGCTGGCTCTGCGCAATGCGGACCTGGCCCTGCAACACTTCATCACCAACCTGGCCAACATCGCGCTGAAAGTCATGCTGATGGTCAACGTGGCGTCGATGATCGGCGTGGCAACCACCTCGTTCGTCGCCGCGATTGGTGCCGCGACTCTGGCCATCGGCCTGGCATTGCAGGGCAGCCTGGCGAACTTCGCCGGCGGCGTGCTGATTCTGCTGTTCCGCCCGTTCCGCATTGGTGACTGGATTGAAGCCCAGGGTACTTCGGGTACGGTCGACAGCATCCAGATCTTCCACACCGTGCTGCGCACCGGCGACAACAAGACGGTGATCATCCCGAACGGCAGCCTGTCCAACGGCATCATCACCAACACCAACCGTCAGCCGACCCGCAAGGTGGTATTTGATGTGGGTGTGGATTATGACGCCGACCTGCAGAAGGCCCGTGAGGTACTGCTGGAACTGGCGAAAGACCCGCGCGTGCTGGCAGACCCGGCCGCGGTGGCGGTGGTTTCGACCTTGGGCGACAGCTCTATCACTGTGTCCCTGCGTTGCTGGACCAAGACAGCGGACTATTGGGATGTGATGTTCATGTTCAATGAACTTGCCCGTGACCGTTTGAAAGCGGCGGGGATTGATATTCCGTTTCCACAGCGGGTTATTCGTGTGATGCAGGAAACTGCAGCTAAATAA
- a CDS encoding YajQ family cyclic di-GMP-binding protein, which produces MPSFDVVSELDKHEVTNAVENAVKELDRRYDLKGKGSFEFKEKELTVNLTAEADFQLEAMIEILKLSLVKRKIDAQCLEIKDAYASGKLMKQEAVLKEGIDKELAKKIVAHIKDAKLKVQAAIQGEQVRVTGKKRDDLQEAIAALRAKTFDMPLQFNNFRD; this is translated from the coding sequence ATGCCTTCGTTCGACGTGGTATCCGAACTGGACAAACACGAAGTCACCAACGCCGTCGAGAACGCCGTCAAGGAACTGGACCGTCGCTATGACTTGAAAGGCAAGGGCAGCTTCGAATTCAAGGAAAAGGAACTGACCGTCAACCTGACCGCTGAAGCCGATTTCCAGCTGGAAGCGATGATCGAGATCCTCAAGCTGTCGCTGGTCAAGCGCAAGATCGATGCGCAGTGCCTTGAAATCAAGGACGCCTACGCCTCCGGCAAGCTGATGAAACAGGAAGCCGTGCTCAAGGAAGGCATCGACAAGGAGCTGGCGAAGAAGATCGTCGCTCATATCAAGGATGCCAAGCTCAAGGTCCAGGCTGCCATCCAGGGCGAGCAGGTGCGTGTCACCGGCAAGAAGCGTGACGACCTGCAAGAGGCCATCGCGGCCCTGCGCGCCAAGACCTTCGACATGCCGCTGCAGTTCAATAACTTCCGCGACTGA
- a CDS encoding putative 2-dehydropantoate 2-reductase has product MSTTWHILGAGSLGTLWATRLARAGVPVRLILRDAARLASYQATPGLTLVEHDVAHTYPVIAETPDSPEPIRRLLVACKAYDAQSAVAQLQHRLAPDAELILLQNGLGSQDAVATQLPQARCIYASSTEGAFRDGDWRVVFAGHGYTWLGDARHPTPPLWLEDLQAAGIPHEWSTDILTRLWRKLALNCAINPLTVLYQCRNGGLQAHACEVATLCAELSELLECCGQPVAAQDLHSEVVRVIQATAANYSSMYQDVANARRTEISYLLGYACQAAARHQLNLPHLQQVQMRLVEQLHARGLPRD; this is encoded by the coding sequence ATGTCGACCACCTGGCATATTCTCGGCGCCGGCAGCCTTGGCACCCTCTGGGCCACGCGGCTGGCCCGTGCGGGCGTGCCCGTGCGGTTGATCCTGCGCGATGCGGCACGCCTGGCCAGCTATCAGGCGACGCCTGGTCTGACCCTGGTGGAGCATGATGTGGCACACACCTACCCGGTGATCGCCGAAACGCCCGACAGCCCAGAGCCAATCCGTCGCCTGCTGGTGGCGTGCAAAGCCTACGACGCGCAAAGCGCCGTCGCACAGCTGCAACATCGGCTAGCGCCAGACGCCGAACTGATCCTGCTGCAGAACGGCCTCGGCAGCCAGGACGCCGTTGCCACCCAGTTGCCCCAGGCCCGCTGCATCTATGCCTCCAGCACCGAAGGCGCGTTTCGCGACGGCGACTGGCGTGTGGTGTTCGCCGGCCACGGCTACACCTGGCTGGGTGACGCCAGGCATCCCACCCCGCCGCTGTGGCTGGAAGACCTACAGGCCGCAGGAATCCCTCACGAATGGAGCACCGACATCCTCACCCGCCTGTGGCGCAAGCTCGCACTCAACTGTGCGATAAATCCGCTGACGGTGCTTTACCAATGCCGCAACGGCGGCTTGCAGGCCCACGCCTGTGAGGTCGCGACCCTCTGCGCGGAATTGAGCGAGTTGCTCGAATGCTGCGGCCAGCCCGTCGCCGCACAAGACCTGCACAGCGAGGTGGTACGGGTAATCCAGGCGACTGCAGCCAATTACTCCTCGATGTACCAAGACGTGGCCAACGCCCGGCGCACCGAAATCAGCTACCTGTTGGGCTATGCTTGCCAGGCGGCGGCCCGTCACCAATTGAATCTGCCGCACCTGCAACAAGTGCAAATGCGCCTGGTCGAGCAGTTGCATGCACGCGGATTGCCCCGCGACTGA
- a CDS encoding PAS domain-containing sensor histidine kinase, which yields MPLRQRLENLPVGQKLLAALLVLLTTVLLVANLTFISAAYWISQESMAPQALQAIGRLVSNPALAAEALESPAKADALLNELTSYSPLRAAALYDSEGNRLAQLQHGDRLHLPDNYRHIEAWRATEFRSNQVITLPRPGQPSGHLLLVASSELPVAFYTGTLTASLGILIFSVLLWLVIARQIKRLITRPIHELEELSRQVTREENYALRAGRGNHDEIGSLAEAFNTMLSRIEAREQQLKRARDDSQEAYAQAQGLAEETRHTNRKLELEVQVRSKIEKKLTGFQNYLNSIIDSMPSALIALDEQLYVTQWNQEASALSGTRLDEALNQPIFLAFQPLKPYLPQIKATVEQHTVERIERVTWIKDDEPKHYALTFYPLMGGAGRGVVIRIDDITQRLSLEEMMVQSEKMLSVGGLAAGMAHEINNPLGAILHNVQNIRRRLSPDLPKNLEHAEQVGVELDTVNRYLQSREVPQLLDGIQQAGARAAKIVTHMLSFSRRSNRQMAPCDLPALIDQAVEIAGNDFDLTIGFDFKGQAIVRQFDPQLGPVPGTANELEQVLLNLLKNAAQAIHLREDDREPGRIILRTRLNPPWAEIQVEDNGIGMSENVRKRTFEPFFTTKEIGQGTGLGLSVSYFIITNNHKGQMEVQSTLGQGTCFTLRLPLAGSQLPPYELTQLEQ from the coding sequence ATGCCGCTGCGCCAGCGTCTTGAAAATCTACCGGTCGGGCAGAAACTGCTCGCCGCCCTGCTGGTGCTGCTGACCACTGTATTGCTGGTGGCCAACCTCACGTTTATCAGCGCCGCCTACTGGATCTCCCAGGAGAGCATGGCCCCCCAGGCACTCCAAGCCATCGGTCGGTTGGTCTCCAACCCGGCCCTGGCCGCCGAAGCCCTGGAATCCCCGGCCAAAGCCGACGCCCTGCTCAACGAGCTGACCAGCTACTCACCGCTGCGCGCCGCCGCCCTGTATGACAGCGAAGGCAACCGCCTGGCGCAATTGCAACATGGCGACCGCCTGCACCTGCCGGACAACTACCGGCATATCGAGGCCTGGCGCGCCACCGAGTTTCGCAGCAACCAGGTCATCACCCTGCCCCGTCCGGGCCAGCCATCCGGGCATTTGCTGCTGGTCGCCAGCAGCGAGCTGCCGGTAGCGTTCTATACCGGCACCTTGACCGCGAGCCTGGGCATCCTGATTTTCAGTGTGCTGTTGTGGTTGGTCATCGCCCGGCAGATCAAACGCCTGATCACCCGGCCGATCCATGAGTTGGAAGAACTGTCGCGCCAGGTTACCCGCGAAGAGAACTACGCCTTGCGTGCCGGGCGCGGCAACCACGATGAAATCGGCAGCCTGGCCGAAGCCTTCAACACCATGCTGTCGCGCATCGAAGCCCGCGAGCAGCAGCTCAAGCGCGCGCGGGACGACTCCCAGGAAGCCTACGCCCAAGCCCAGGGCCTGGCCGAAGAAACCCGCCACACCAACCGCAAGCTGGAACTCGAAGTACAGGTGCGCAGCAAGATCGAGAAAAAGCTCACGGGTTTCCAGAACTACCTCAATAGCATCATCGACTCCATGCCGTCGGCCCTGATCGCCCTCGACGAACAGCTCTACGTCACCCAGTGGAACCAGGAGGCCAGCGCGCTCTCCGGCACACGCCTGGATGAAGCGCTGAACCAACCGATCTTCCTTGCGTTCCAGCCGCTCAAGCCATACCTGCCGCAGATCAAGGCCACAGTGGAACAGCACACCGTGGAACGCATCGAGCGCGTTACCTGGATCAAGGACGACGAGCCCAAACACTACGCCCTGACCTTCTACCCGCTGATGGGCGGCGCCGGGCGCGGGGTGGTGATCCGCATCGACGACATCACCCAGCGCCTGTCCCTGGAAGAAATGATGGTGCAGTCGGAGAAAATGCTTTCGGTCGGCGGGCTGGCCGCCGGCATGGCCCATGAGATCAACAACCCACTGGGGGCGATCCTGCATAACGTGCAGAACATCCGCCGCCGCTTGTCACCGGACCTGCCCAAGAACCTCGAACACGCCGAACAGGTCGGCGTCGAGTTGGACACGGTGAACCGCTACCTGCAAAGCCGTGAAGTGCCGCAACTACTCGACGGCATCCAGCAGGCCGGCGCGCGCGCAGCGAAAATCGTGACCCACATGCTCAGTTTCAGTCGCCGCAGCAACCGGCAGATGGCGCCCTGCGACCTGCCCGCGCTGATCGATCAAGCCGTGGAAATCGCTGGCAATGATTTCGACCTGACCATCGGCTTCGACTTCAAGGGCCAGGCCATCGTCCGCCAGTTCGACCCGCAACTGGGCCCCGTGCCCGGCACCGCCAACGAGCTTGAGCAAGTGTTGCTCAACCTGCTCAAGAACGCCGCCCAGGCCATTCACCTGCGTGAAGACGACCGCGAGCCCGGACGCATCATCCTGCGCACGCGCCTCAACCCACCGTGGGCGGAGATCCAGGTGGAAGACAACGGCATCGGCATGAGCGAAAACGTGCGCAAACGCACGTTCGAGCCGTTCTTCACCACCAAGGAAATCGGCCAGGGCACCGGGCTTGGACTATCGGTGTCGTACTTCATCATCACCAACAACCACAAGGGCCAGATGGAAGTGCAATCGACCCTCGGCCAAGGCACTTGCTTCACCTTGCGCCTACCCCTGGCGGGCAGCCAACTGCCGCCTTACGAACTCACCCAACTGGAGCAATGA
- a CDS encoding cob(I)yrinic acid a,c-diamide adenosyltransferase, producing MGFRLSKIYTRTGDKGETGLGDGRRVPKDHPRVEAIGEVDTLNSQLGLLLANLEEQSGKHPQLKDVIEVLTPCQHRLFDLGGELAMPVYKALNAAEVDRLEAAIDRWNEEVGPLENFILPGGSALIAQAHVCRSLARSAERRCQQLNGIEPLDGVGLAYINRLSDLLFVAARIIAKRQGVAEVLWQAAAKPH from the coding sequence ATGGGCTTTCGCCTGTCGAAGATCTACACCCGCACCGGCGACAAGGGCGAAACCGGCCTCGGTGACGGCCGCCGCGTGCCCAAGGACCACCCGCGCGTGGAGGCGATTGGCGAGGTGGATACGCTCAATAGTCAACTGGGGCTATTGCTGGCCAATCTGGAAGAACAGAGCGGCAAACACCCACAACTCAAAGATGTGATCGAAGTGCTTACGCCGTGCCAGCATCGCTTGTTTGACCTTGGCGGTGAACTGGCCATGCCAGTGTACAAGGCGCTGAATGCGGCGGAAGTGGACCGATTGGAAGCGGCGATTGATCGTTGGAACGAGGAGGTCGGGCCGCTGGAAAACTTCATCCTGCCCGGTGGCTCGGCGTTGATCGCCCAGGCACACGTGTGCCGCAGCCTGGCGCGTAGTGCCGAGCGGCGGTGTCAGCAGTTGAATGGGATTGAGCCACTGGATGGCGTGGGGTTGGCGTATATCAATCGGTTGTCGGATTTGTTGTTCGTGGCGGCGCGGATTATTGCCAAACGCCAGGGTGTTGCTGAGGTTTTGTGGCAGGCAGCCGCTAAACCCCATTGA